Proteins encoded by one window of Thunnus thynnus chromosome 3, fThuThy2.1, whole genome shotgun sequence:
- the tk1 gene encoding thymidine kinase, cytosolic — translation MDCIDFPRVLPNSPMKARGQIQVIFGPMFSGKSTELMRRVRRFQIAQYNCLVIKYAKDTRYSEKGLATHDRNTMAAVPANCLGDVRSLALQVCVIGIDEGQFFPDTVEFCEEMANLGKTVIVAALDGTFQRKAFGNILNLVPLAESVVKLNAVCMQCYKEAAYTKRIGAEKEVEVIGGADKYQAVCRKCYGGLVVDKENSSPFRNETPHHALTGKLVDSGIPRKLFSSLQL, via the exons atggactGCATTGATTTTCCAAGAGTTCTTCCAAATTCACCGATGAAGGCACGGGGACAAATACAG GTCATCTTTGGACCGATGTTTTCAGGAAAAAG CACTGAACTGATGCGAAGGGTGCGGCGTTTCCAGATAGCCCAGTACAACTGCTTAGTGATCAAATATGCCAAAGACACACGTTATTCTGAAAAAGGCTTGGCCACACATGACAG AAACACAATGGCAGCGGTACCAGCCAACTGTCTGGGAGATGTGAGGTCTCTGGCATTGCAAGTCTGTGTCATTGGAATTGATGAAGGGCAGTTT tttCCAGACACAGTGGAGTTTTGCGAGGAGATGGCTAATTTAGGAAAGACAGTCATTGTTGCTGCCTTGGATGGAACCTTCCAGAGAAAA GCATTTGGAAACATCCTGAACCTCGTCCCTCTAGCGGAGAGCGTGGTGAAGCTCAACGCCGTCTGCATGCAGTGTTACAAAGAAGCTGCCTACACCAAGAGGATAGGAGCAGAGAAGGAG GTGGAAGTGATTGGTGGAGCTGACAAGTATCAGGCGGTGTGTAGAAAGTGTTATGGAGGTCTGGTGGTGGACAAAGAGAACAGTTCTCCTTTCAGGAATGAAACTCCACATCATGCCCTCACAGGAAAACTTGTGGACTCTGGGATTCCCAGAAAGCTTTTTTCTTCCCTCCAACTCTGA